The DNA window TACTGTAAATGTGCTGGCGTTCTCTCAATGGAATGACTGTGGGATTAAAGAaattacaaacacagctttGGGTCTGAAATGAACACATGTCTTAATATATACGTTTATTTCTTACTTGAGTTTTGAACTTCGTTCaaaatttgttaatttgtttttaagtaaTACTTTAATGGCACTTTTTCCTATTATGCAATTAAtcttttagaaattaattatcTGCACCAACCCCTCACTATTagattttaatgtttgcatAAAATGAACCTATGCCCATATTATTCACCCAGTTCAAACAAGCTTATTGgttaaaataccaaaataaaactCAACAAACGAACAGTTGCTTGAAAATAGTATCAGCATGAACAGTGTACATCTACGTCAAATATTTTAGCTtctaaaaacagttaaaaataaaatttaacaaaTGATGTTGAGTGATAACCTATGGTAAAGGTGACAAATGTGAAATGGATTCCACGGCAGTGTCAAAAGGTCATAGGTATGACCTTTAACCTAAATATCATGCCTACTGAATCAGGAAGACACATGCACAGATGGAAAACAGCACACTCAAATTTACACCCTACGGTCCCAGGGGGAATAATGTTGTGTGTGCAGAACAGAGAGACTGTGTCTAAATCCTGGAAGGTGAGCTATTGAAATACAAAAGCTCTCTAGCGCCCCCTGCAGGCTTTTCATTAAGACAGCATACTTTCAGTCTCCATAATGTGCATTTGTTGGCACACGTAATGTTTAAAGTGAAAAGTGATGTGCAAGAGGTAAAGGAAATATGcatatgtacatgcatgaatatgaaatattatgatatatacaCTTCATTTTGACAATACTCCACATTGGAAACACCATTTGGAATGCAACTGGAATTTGGAAGTTTTAGAATAGCAcaaatatctgtaaaaaaagTACTGATATGCATCTTAGTAATGTTCTAAATATTACATGCCAACCAAAATGGAGTAGTTTAACTGTTTACTTTGAGTCAGGAAGCCCTGTTAAAGTTCAGTAAAGCTGCCATGATGCATACAGGATTACTAAAGATAATTAACAGATGTCATGCCACAGTACTAacagaaaacattcatttaaaattgtactgATGTTGATACAATGCACGTAAAGCTGCACTGATAAAGAGCGAGCAAATTGGCTCTGCTCCGATTTCCGATAAGTGAAATGGTATGAAGGTGTTTACTATAGTACTGGCACAATGTTTCTATCAATGTCTATGCATACAGCCCTGCATGTGTGACAGCTGCTCTGAACGTACCAACAAGTTTATAGGTTGGCTATAAAAAGGCTCCACAATTACAAAACGTACAGAACATGaattactgagaaaaaaaactgtgcaaagtaaaacaaacaacaataaatttgatgaaacaaaaaaatgataaaatgttggCTTTGGTTAAAAAAGGGTCATTATGTGGCATTTTATACagctactgaataaaaaaaaaaatattagaataaaaaaatatatttcatttggGATTATTTTTAACCCCAGTCTCCCCCTATAAATCACGAAAAcattaacaggttttttttttttacacatttcttcAACCGTAGAAATTTCATTGGTTCAAAAAGGCAaggcaaaaaaagtaataataaaaaagaaaggaacaatacatttttgcaagtgcatctaaaaaagaaaagaaaaaaaagcctccGACCTAAAAACTGATCTATCTTGGCAAATCCTTTATAGTTAAAGCACACACGCATCCTGGTGAAGCTGTCATTGTGCTGAGGAATGTGAAACAGATGACACATGGAATGAGTATAAGTAGATTTGCATGAGTCTGTGTGTCTGGTGATGGATGTACACACGTGTGCTGAGCTGCCGCTACTGCTTCGGCTCTGATGGCAGTGTGTTCTGCGTGTGCTTCGTGTCTGGGGAGTGTTTGTGCGTGCATGTGTCTAGTTGCTGGGGTAGTACTTGGGGAAGAGGTAGAGGTCTTTACAGAGGGAACTGGTGAACTCTGACATCTCTTTACAGCGATGATGGGCTGAACCAGGTGCGTATCCCTCTCTGCTCTTAATTCGACCGTTCACCTACAGAGAACAACAGAGAgagcaaaacacattttaatcatattaagCCTACTTTTTACAAGTTATTTTTCGAataattttattactaaattatcaacataaaaacactgtttCCTGTAATCTTCTACATGTCTGTTCATCTAAACGATAATTCATACTTCTTAGCAAGTAAAGgtctttaaatataattcatccCTCTTCAGGTCACGAAAACATAGGTTTCCTTTattacacacataaaaactaaCTTTTAAGTTTTCTCTCAATGGTTAATTAACTgttcaatgtcatttttaatgaatacaattaTATGTCAGACTCTGCAAGTtgtaaaaaatctgattttgttTGGATATCAGTTAACATTGTATAGATAAAGGCCATACAATATGTCactgcatacaaaaaaaaaagacttttttttttttacctgcacAAGAATATCTGCCAGGTGTGCGTCGTTGGCTCTCTGTCGGATGACACTGTTCAGCTCCTGAATGAACCAGGACCCTTTCTTGGTGTTTCTCATTGCAGCAGTGcctgaaacacagaaacacgAAACATCAGCAATCTGCAGAGTCTGTGACTTATGAAACTATGAATGGTAAGGAACTCAAGATACAACAATGTGTACACACTGAAACCTTTGAGGGTGGCAAAGCCGCAGATCATGTCAGATCTCTGGGGCAGTTTGAGTCTCAGTCTCTCTCggtctttctcctccctctctttgTCGTCTCTCTCCCCTTCTCTGCCAGCGTCCCTCTGTTCACAGCCTGGAGATTGAGTCCGTTCCTGACCGTCCAACTGGTCCACGCCGTTGTCCATCTCctctgaaacagaaacaaatgtttgtttatatattacattacattaaacaccATGCTAGCTTCTGTGGTTATTTTAGATTTCACTgacaatttaaatacaataaaagtacgtttttttttataaccttttctcaattaattaaaaccatGACACTTCCATACAATATGCTTCAGGGAGTGGATTTGGGCATTTTAGGCACATAATGGTGCATCTTTACCTCGTATTAAGAAGCGAAAACCGTGTCTAttaaccaaaataataataatttattatgacaattttttatttaatattttaacctaatatttatactttatagtatttttttcagctttatttcaattaacaaaaacattaattttaatcaagTCAAGTGTGTccatatttttgattagtaaccTAAAATATATTATCAATGACTGGTTAATCACCAGTATCTCACCTCCTCGACAAGCCTGAATGAAGAACATCTTTGGCTTATTCTGGAGAAGAGGGCAGCGGGCATTATCAAAAACCTCAAACACCCAGTCcagctgagagacagagagagagatgtttgaAACACTGTATATAAGGGCAATAATTTACTTCATATAGAACTCAGATactaataaaaatcacatctgTATTGtacatataacaaaaaatttTGAGTGatgcaccaaaataaaaaaaattgtgtcagGACCGGAAATTCTGAACACAGTAGGCCGAAAACCCAaacataaatagatttttaaaaaactaaacttaaaacAGCTTACTGcattactgcatttttacataaaaagctgaaaactgCAATAATTGGTTATACTTTATTCTAAAGTGTCACTGTTAGAGTGTACTTATacaagtactgagtaatattaactaactattaattactacttactatatggttaggttaggttctGGTTTAGAGTTACTTAGTTAGagatgtaattatgcataattaattggtattacaataataagtacatgtaacctgtataagaaaaaaacctttttttaataaaaataaacaagttgcATATAGTTTCTGTCAACTATTTAATTACAGAATGAAGTTTCTACTGCACTTTGTCACATTACAGATTTATTTGAACATACATTAAGGAATGAAGACAATAGGTTATTAAACACTAATTAAACATCAAACGATTTTGGCCTTTCACAAGTTTTTGGTTGCCAAGATTTCGGTGCATCGCTAAgaattaagtattaaaataaggTGCACCTCCAGGAGCTGTCCATCAGTGCCGTAGATAGATCCCTCAACTCCATGGGACAGTAAACACACAACAGTGCAGTCATACTCTGCATGCTCCTGTCGCTGGGCAAACTGCTCTAGGCACCTGCGCATTGCCTGAAAAAACATATCAAACACTTAATAAATGACTTTGCTCCGCAGTGCAGTCCCGACTCTGTCAGCGTGTCTAGCTCACCTCAGCCGTGAGGTCTTTGTGCAGGCTGACTGTGAAATCCAGTTCCATGAAAAGTCTCCTCAGCGTCTCCTCATCCACCTCTCCTCCCCTCCGGACGTCTAAATCCGTGTTAGCTGAGTCAAACCTCACGTTACTCAGTACCAGGGCCAGTCCTCGCGGGCAGGAGCGCATCGGGTAAGCCTAAAATGAAGGACATTTGCGTAGAGGTTACACACTGTGCTAAAATAGcgtaaaatatatgcaaataaaatgggTTGTGTGTGAGCGTGCAAAGGAATGGGGTTTATGTCCTTGTACCTGTGGTCTACGGGACTGGTAAAATTCCGGCGTGCATGGAATAACAGCTGTTGTCACGGGAGAGTCGGCATCCAAACACATCTCCATGGactctaaaacacaaaaacaacccCGTTTAGCTAACAAAAAACTGAGTCATCTAACATAAATTGCTTTTATGTTCTTCTATAACAGTGAAGTAGTTACTGTGATTTTTGATTGGCTACAAACACTAAATGTAGTAgttattgtaaacatttaacTAAATATGAAAAGGATGAAACACAAttcaacattaaataaaacattctaaTATTGTAAACACTGCCTGATACAAATACACTTAAATAAACCAATAACAATGATTTTAGAGTTTCAGGATAGCTGGAAATCGCATATATAAGGCAATGTGTATTACATGATCACcacacagaggaaaaaaaaaaagaatttaaaacagcaaaactcCATCAAACTAATCAAGTCATTTATATGACCATCTTCTTTGATAGGTGAGAGGTAAGGTGAGGCGTGCAAGACAAAGTTAAAATCTCATATTTTGCACATAACATGCTCAAAGTCTGGTTTATCTTCATTAAATAAGTATACATTTCAAAACTGAAGTATAATTTGGGCTTTCtgtacaaacacaaataaaaggGCTCACCATGAGTCCGGGCTCTTTTCGCAGGTATAACACATTCCTGAGTTGGAAGGGACAGCGATGGCTCTGAAAAGCTTTTCtgtcatgataaaaaaaacaacacagaaaatcACTTTTCTACATGGACTACATACACTACATGGATAAGAAAAACACCTTGCGGACAGTTGCAgtacattacagtacattacGCACTATTAAAGAGACAAGGAGTTTGTATTTGGTTTTTCTGAAAGAATCAGTGCAGTTTGGGTGTGGTAAACCGGTGCATAATATTGACATCGCTGCATTGTAACTTCCCCTTTTGTCCtactctctctccttctcttttatTCCACTGACCCAGCTCTGACTTCTGTCAGTGGCGTGATTTCTATACATAAGATTGATTCCACAACTCTTCCTGTCTTGAGAAAATGTATTATGGACAAGAAAATAGCTAATATAGTTGATTATATAGTGTGTTTAGAAACCAATAGAAAATGTacgacataaaaaaaattaattcttctTCCATTAAGTGCAAAACACCATCAAGTACATATAATTGTGTCCCTATGAATACATTACACCTGTCTCCCTTGTTCTCATCAGATGTGCTGTCActacagaaaaacacttttccAGTACCCCATTGATCTGTTTAaccataatgtttttataaaaacctGTCAAGTCAGTCTAAGTGGGTGTGATTCTGAAGTGAATGCACCAACTCACGTCTTTCTCAGTGAAGTCCATGAGCAGTCGGCGGAGATGCTGTTGCTCTGTCACCTTAAGAGCAGCACAGAAGCTGCTGAAGGCTCGAGGGCCACGTTTAGGCAAAAGAAACAACAGCTGACGACTCTTGCCTTGGGATGTTGGTATAGCCTGAAAAAATTCGAATTTTACCATggttaaaaataatcacatttttatttttagtctttaCAAGCATATTAAACTATTATGGCtgttaaatcaataaatcaatttacatatacacgcacacatttatatatatatatatatatatatatatatatatatatatatatatatacacacacacacacacacagagagagagatctaaAATTTcattatagcattttatttcaaatttttgtttaagcaacattttctacatatacacatattaaaacatatttcccATAGATaccatgcatatatatttaatgtaactacaacaaaaacaaatactaatACTTTACACGCACCATAATGGTTTCAGCCATGTTTTCTGTGAGGATTGCATCTTGTTGCAGACACTGGACCAGCAGATCATCCACCACTAAGTCCTGTAGAATTGTGACAGAGTTGTTCCTGAGTGCTAGTCTCTCCCATGCTTTCATGCCACAATCTCCCCGCATGATGAACCTCTAAAAGGAAAGATATGAAAAGATTACACATAGGTAAAAATTAACATAGGTGttcaaataaaagttattctaaaaatataaatatattcaccACAAAACACTAATACAcatctaaaatgtttataacaacaaaatcatttagaaaaaatataaatgaaactgGAAacgaattattttatttttattgcataatattaaattataggcgtatttgtatattatgtttattacgCATTTGTCCTGTTGACTTCTttctgattttaaattaaaacatcctTGTACTATTTTAACATTGCCACGCCACTGTCAATGTCACAGCaataatttattcagatttaatttGGGATGACATTGAgctttcagtttgttttgatgTAAAACCATTCCTCATGGTCATATTCACACGCACAGGTGAGGTGATCTGCATGCCTCCACACTGTGTTCTGCTCGTGTCGACAATTTATAAAGGTTACAAGGTTTACTTTACCTCTTGCATTACAGTTCTTGCCGTCTGAAGATGACAGTAAATAACACAATTATGACGCTGTATGAAAAGTGATGCTGATTTGATGTAAATCCAGAATGGTGAAAGCCAGCTCGTGCAGCAAACTAGCTTAGCATGctaataaaagcaacaaaaaaacccgCTAATGTCAATATATAACACTGCTGACACTAACCTTATAGTAAAAGCTGGTCAGCTGCTAAACTGCAGCTCAAATCGTTTTGTGGTTCTTTCCTAGGCTGTTTATGAAGTTGACGagcgattaaaaaaaataaattacatttacaacaaTACTATTAGCTGTCAGGTGCTAGCACTCCACGAAAGCTTTGTTGTTCTCGATGCAAAATTCAacctttaaaagtcattttctaTTTGTCTTTCGACTTCGTCCTCGAGGCAACACGCGAAGCGACGGAATTAGTGGCGAAAAacgtatttttgaaaataactgACAGCACCCCTATTCTCTGTACAAACTTCCGCGGGGGATGTTGTAGCTGGCCAGCCAATAGGAGATGCATGGAGATGATTGACGTGTGAAACAGCCTATCCCAGCCCCGTCGTGCACAAAAGAGGCGGGTgtctcattatttaaaatggccAGTATATATCAACACAAGTCTCATTTTTGTTCAcagtttatttcaattttatatatttcacagaCTCGCTTATCAACCCTGGTAATTGGTAACAGCTTGGATGTAGTTTCTATATCATGGCGCATCAGtcttttttctatttacatATATCGCATTAACTGAAATAGTACATTTTCttctaatatttgtattaatatattgccaataaataaatagtgcatGTACATACAATATAATGCTGTATTCCATTCACTGCAACATTTTTAGTGAGCCATTTTTAACTCACATGTTATTAATGCTTAACAAATATGTATTACTTGTTTACAGcccttatttatttcattaatgcaGCTAAGGGTGTTGTATGTATGGGTTTCTCATCTATATCTCATGGTTTCTGCCGaagtaaatatatgtattttctttatCAAGATGCAATTATCTTCTTTTTTGGGCAAAAATCATAAAAGCATATCcattactattaataatgaaaattataattCCCTTACTACCTT is part of the Puntigrus tetrazona isolate hp1 chromosome 16, ASM1883169v1, whole genome shotgun sequence genome and encodes:
- the casp2 gene encoding caspase-2 isoform X1, which translates into the protein MQERFIMRGDCGMKAWERLALRNNSVTILQDLVVDDLLVQCLQQDAILTENMAETIMAIPTSQGKSRQLLFLLPKRGPRAFSSFCAALKVTEQQHLRRLLMDFTEKDKSFSEPSLSLPTQECVIPAKRARTHESMEMCLDADSPVTTAVIPCTPEFYQSRRPQAYPMRSCPRGLALVLSNVRFDSANTDLDVRRGGEVDEETLRRLFMELDFTVSLHKDLTAEAMRRCLEQFAQRQEHAEYDCTVVCLLSHGVEGSIYGTDGQLLELDWVFEVFDNARCPLLQNKPKMFFIQACRGEEMDNGVDQLDGQERTQSPGCEQRDAGREGERDDKEREEKDRERLRLKLPQRSDMICGFATLKGFSTAAMRNTKKGSWFIQELNSVIRQRANDAHLADILVQVNGRIKSREGYAPGSAHHRCKEMSEFTSSLCKDLYLFPKYYPSN
- the casp2 gene encoding caspase-2 isoform X3 codes for the protein MRGDCGMKAWERLALRNNSVTILQDLVVDDLLVQCLQQDAILTENMAETIMAIPTSQGKSRQLLFLLPKRGPRAFSSFCAALKVTEQQHLRRLLMDFTEKDKSFSEPSLSLPTQECVIPAKRARTHESMEMCLDADSPVTTAVIPCTPEFYQSRRPQAYPMRSCPRGLALVLSNVRFDSANTDLDVRRGGEVDEETLRRLFMELDFTVSLHKDLTAEAMRRCLEQFAQRQEHAEYDCTVVCLLSHGVEGSIYGTDGQLLELDWVFEVFDNARCPLLQNKPKMFFIQACRGEEMDNGVDQLDGQERTQSPGCEQRDAGREGERDDKEREEKDRERLRLKLPQRSDMICGFATLKGFSTAAMRNTKKGSWFIQELNSVIRQRANDAHLADILVQVNGRIKSREGYAPGSAHHRCKEMSEFTSSLCKDLYLFPKYYPSN
- the casp2 gene encoding caspase-2 isoform X2 — its product is MQERFIMRGDCGMKAWERLALRNNSVTILQDLVVDDLLVQCLQQDAILTENMAETIMAIPTSQGKSRQLLFLLPKRGPRAFSSFCAALKVTEQQHLRRLLMDFTEKDKSFSEPSLSLPTQECVIPAKRARTHESMEMCLDADSPVTTAVIPCTPEFYQSRRPQAYPMRSCPRGLALVLSNVRFDSANTDLDVRRGGEVDEETLRRLFMELDFTVSLHKDLTAEAMRRCLEQFAQRQEHAEYDCTVVCLLSHGVEGSIYGTDGQLLELDWVFEVFDNARCPLLQNKPKMFFIQACRGEEMDNGVDQLDGQERTQSPGCEQRDAGREGERDDKEREEKDRERLRLKLPQRSDMICGFATLKGTAAMRNTKKGSWFIQELNSVIRQRANDAHLADILVQVNGRIKSREGYAPGSAHHRCKEMSEFTSSLCKDLYLFPKYYPSN